A window from Corynebacterium singulare encodes these proteins:
- a CDS encoding MBL fold metallo-hydrolase has product MKLTILGCSGSVPTIGNPASGYLVSFDSAPSIVMDLGPGTLARLQEHQDPCDAHVALTHLHADHCLDFPSLMVWRRFHPTAPAASRNFCLGPKRTESHLGRLSSDDPEGVDDMSDTFAFSPWVDRERQLVDDVFITPFRTVHPVETYALRMEHAKSGATLCYSADSAYTPALVDASRGADIFLCEAAWGETSEDKAPDMHMSGAEAGRLAREAGVKKLVLIHLQPWGDAAATYAAAAREFDGEIVLGASGMEFEL; this is encoded by the coding sequence ATGAAGTTGACCATCCTAGGCTGTTCCGGCTCGGTGCCGACTATCGGTAACCCCGCCTCCGGCTACCTCGTGTCTTTCGACTCTGCCCCGTCCATCGTTATGGATCTGGGCCCTGGCACCCTTGCTCGCCTGCAGGAACATCAAGATCCGTGTGATGCTCACGTGGCGTTGACCCACCTGCATGCAGACCACTGCCTGGACTTCCCTTCGCTGATGGTGTGGCGCCGCTTCCATCCCACGGCGCCGGCAGCTTCTCGCAATTTCTGCCTCGGTCCGAAGCGTACGGAATCCCATTTGGGCCGGTTGTCCTCGGATGACCCCGAGGGCGTGGATGACATGAGTGATACCTTCGCGTTCAGTCCCTGGGTGGACCGCGAGCGCCAGCTTGTCGACGATGTCTTTATCACCCCGTTCCGCACCGTCCACCCGGTAGAGACGTACGCACTGCGCATGGAGCACGCGAAAAGTGGGGCCACCTTGTGTTACTCCGCGGACTCGGCCTATACGCCCGCGCTTGTCGATGCCTCCCGCGGCGCCGACATTTTCCTTTGTGAAGCCGCATGGGGCGAAACCTCGGAGGACAAAGCACCGGACATGCATATGTCCGGCGCCGAAGCCGGCCGTCTCGCCCGCGAGGCCGGAGTTAAGAAGCTCGTGCTCATTCACCTGCAGCCGTGGGGCGACGCCGCCGCTACCTATGCGGCCGCGGCCCGCGAGTTTGACGGTGAGATCGTCCTCGGTGCGTCCGGGATGGAGTTTGAGCTCTAA